A part of Entelurus aequoreus isolate RoL-2023_Sb linkage group LG10, RoL_Eaeq_v1.1, whole genome shotgun sequence genomic DNA contains:
- the LOC133658482 gene encoding V-set and transmembrane domain-containing protein 5 yields the protein MLTLHFRPWDVHDVAVLLSSALYVCHIAGAISIQSDLHSLIRSVQEDVFFSVNVTCSGIPTIQWTFISSSVRRSIGAWQPGGFTNITEDYSSRVQAHHNGSMGLSDLRLQDGGYYVVTVTDGTGNSKDAGFVLKVNEMLYEDLQYLSVSALALGCLAGLLMLGMWLTNKAYRRIAAWRRRKQMPENDATELQPL from the exons ATGCTGACGTTGCACTTCAGGCCCTGGGATGTCCACGATGTCGCCGTGCTTCTCAGCTCGGCACTCTACGTGTGTCACATAG CTGGGGCCATCTCCATCCAGTCCGACCTGCACAGTCTCATCCGATCCGTGCAGGAGGACGTGTTCTTCTCCGTGAACGTGACCTGCAGCGGCATTCCCACCATCCAATGGACCTTCATTTCAAGCTCGGTGAGACGCAGCATCGGCGCCTGGCAGCCGGGGGGGTTCACCAACATCACTGAGGATTACAGCAGCAGGGTGCAGGCCCACCACAACGGCTCCATGGGTCTGTCGGACCTGCGGCTGCAGGACGGGGGGTATTATGTGGTCACGGTCACGGACGGGACGGGCAACAGCAAGGATGCCGGATTTGTCCTCAAAGTCAATG AGATGCTGTACGAGGACCTCCAGTACTTGTCGGTGTCGGCCCTGGCGTTGGGCTGCCTGGCGGGGCTCCTCATGCTGGGCATGTGGCTCACCAACAAAGCCTACAGGAGGATAGCGGCGTGGAGACGCAGGAAGCAGATGCCTG AAAATGACGCAACGGAGCTGCAGCCTCTATGA